In the Flavobacterium sp. J372 genome, one interval contains:
- a CDS encoding NAD(P)/FAD-dependent oxidoreductase translates to MLEQHYVPGGWCHSFTLGGQRFSPGVHYIGLCEEGQSTSELYKGLGIANDIVLFRMNPKAFEHCIIGGVKYDIPAGLDNMASVVGSYFPSEAKGISKYIRLVKKVNYQMMLMPRLRGFWQLATSPFRTATFVHHLPFSLNTIVSRYVKDSLAKAVLNVQCGDHGLPPKKANFVVHTAVMGHYAEGGFYPMGGGSGIVKAMTNAIKKLDGKVKVESTVKKILITNRTATGVELENGEQIFADIIISNADPGITYLELCGRENLSAKLQKRLDATQYSCTSLILFLTLDMDVTKFGIDSGNMWIFRDEDTDRQFEDLTTTDVTKGEEFPGLFMSCTTLKDPVSFNGRYHNFEIVTYVDYNCVSQFSDEKDYQTEEYKAFKDKVIAKFLNTVEKHIPGARQNIVQVELGTPKTNRFYINSTRGNVYGTEKSLSNVGPMAFKKKSEIKNLYLCGASTLSHGVAGASYSGLETAKVILGLPEDEILKYSDEQELRVFDADNPASWPDWVHAKRSDKVRHFKELKLNTEEAGI, encoded by the coding sequence GTGCTTGAGCAGCATTATGTTCCCGGCGGATGGTGCCATAGCTTTACCCTTGGCGGGCAGCGCTTCAGTCCGGGTGTGCATTACATAGGTTTGTGCGAAGAAGGGCAGTCAACGTCTGAACTTTATAAAGGCCTGGGTATAGCCAATGACATTGTGCTGTTCCGGATGAACCCGAAAGCTTTTGAGCATTGCATAATTGGCGGTGTTAAATATGACATTCCCGCCGGGCTTGATAACATGGCTTCTGTTGTCGGCAGTTACTTTCCATCGGAGGCAAAAGGCATTTCGAAATACATCAGGCTTGTAAAAAAAGTAAACTACCAGATGATGCTGATGCCGAGGCTCAGAGGTTTTTGGCAGCTTGCCACATCACCGTTCCGCACAGCCACGTTTGTACACCATCTCCCTTTCAGTTTAAACACAATAGTCAGCAGATATGTAAAAGACTCTCTGGCCAAAGCAGTGCTTAATGTGCAATGCGGAGACCATGGCCTTCCGCCTAAAAAAGCAAACTTTGTTGTGCATACGGCAGTTATGGGCCATTATGCTGAGGGAGGTTTTTACCCTATGGGCGGCGGCAGCGGAATTGTAAAAGCAATGACCAATGCCATTAAAAAACTGGATGGGAAAGTAAAAGTAGAGTCAACTGTTAAGAAAATCTTAATAACTAACCGTACCGCAACAGGGGTAGAACTTGAAAACGGAGAACAGATTTTTGCCGATATAATCATTTCAAATGCCGACCCGGGAATCACATATCTTGAATTGTGCGGGCGGGAAAACCTGAGCGCTAAACTTCAAAAAAGGCTTGATGCTACACAATATTCGTGTACATCGCTAATACTGTTCCTTACGCTGGACATGGATGTCACGAAATTTGGCATTGACTCCGGCAATATGTGGATTTTCAGAGATGAGGATACCGACAGGCAATTTGAAGACCTCACTACAACTGATGTAACTAAAGGTGAGGAGTTTCCGGGATTATTCATGAGCTGCACCACGCTGAAAGACCCTGTAAGTTTTAATGGCCGTTACCACAATTTTGAGATAGTAACTTATGTGGATTACAATTGCGTTTCACAGTTTAGTGATGAAAAAGACTATCAAACTGAAGAGTACAAAGCCTTTAAAGACAAGGTGATAGCTAAATTCCTGAATACGGTTGAAAAGCATATTCCCGGTGCCAGACAAAATATTGTACAGGTTGAACTCGGCACACCGAAGACCAACCGTTTTTATATAAATTCCACCCGGGGCAATGTTTATGGTACAGAAAAGAGCCTGAGTAATGTTGGCCCGATGGCTTTTAAGAAAAAATCTGAAATAAAAAACTTATACCTGTGCGGGGCCAGTACGCTCTCCCATGGCGTGGCAGGCGCTTCTTACAGCGGGCTTGAAACAGCGAAAGTTATTTTAGGGCTGCCCGAAGATGAAATTTTAAAATATTCTGATGAGCAGGAGTTACGAGTTTTTGATGCCGATAATCCTGCCTCGTGGCCCGATTGGGTGCATGCCAAACGCAGTGATAAGGTGCGCCATTTCAAAGAATTAAAATTAAATACGGAGGAGGCAGGAATTTAA
- a CDS encoding beta-ketoacyl-ACP synthase III — translation MFDVYITRSGKFLPNEKVTNDEMEGILGKIDDTASKARRIVLRNNGIKTRYYAMDKDGNITHNNAELTNLAIEQMYDEDFTKDDVELLSVGTSSPDNLFPSHASMVHGLMKNHSIELNSSSGVCCAGMNALKFGYLSIKSGNTNNAVCTGSERSSTWMLSDKFENEIINLKKLEEQPVIAFKKDFLRWMLSDGAGALLLENKPGNDVSLKIEWMEAYSFAHELEACMYAGGDKLEDGTLKPWQDYKPQEWLTQSVFSVKQDVKLLDKYVIEKGADCTKNALEKNGVKPEEIDYLLPHVSSHFFVEKLDAAYKERGLDIPVEKWFMNLSEVGNVGAASIYLMIEELMHSGKLKKGQKILAVVPESGRFSYAFAYMTVC, via the coding sequence ATGTTTGACGTATATATAACAAGGTCCGGTAAGTTTTTACCCAACGAAAAGGTCACCAACGACGAGATGGAGGGCATACTGGGCAAAATAGACGATACTGCCAGTAAAGCCCGGCGCATAGTGCTGAGGAACAATGGTATAAAAACGCGCTATTATGCCATGGACAAAGACGGAAACATAACACACAATAACGCCGAACTTACCAATCTGGCTATTGAACAGATGTATGACGAAGATTTTACAAAAGATGATGTCGAGCTGCTTTCAGTTGGCACATCATCTCCGGACAATCTTTTCCCGTCACACGCTTCAATGGTGCATGGATTGATGAAGAACCATTCCATTGAGCTGAATTCTTCATCAGGGGTGTGCTGCGCCGGCATGAATGCCTTAAAATTCGGTTATCTTTCCATTAAATCCGGCAATACCAATAATGCGGTATGTACCGGTTCAGAAAGATCTTCAACATGGATGCTTTCCGATAAATTTGAAAACGAGATCATTAACCTGAAGAAACTTGAAGAACAGCCGGTTATCGCATTTAAAAAAGATTTTTTAAGATGGATGCTTTCAGACGGCGCAGGCGCGCTATTACTTGAGAATAAGCCGGGTAATGATGTTTCGCTGAAAATAGAATGGATGGAAGCATATTCATTCGCTCATGAGCTTGAAGCCTGTATGTATGCAGGCGGCGATAAGCTGGAAGACGGCACTTTGAAACCGTGGCAGGACTACAAGCCGCAGGAATGGCTGACGCAGTCTGTATTTAGTGTGAAGCAGGATGTAAAGCTGCTTGATAAATATGTTATTGAAAAAGGTGCTGATTGTACTAAAAATGCCCTTGAAAAGAATGGTGTAAAGCCTGAAGAGATAGACTATCTTCTGCCGCACGTGTCATCACACTTTTTTGTAGAGAAGCTTGATGCCGCCTATAAAGAGCGAGGGCTTGACATACCTGTGGAAAAATGGTTTATGAACCTTAGTGAAGTAGGAAATGTGGGCGCAGCCTCAATATACCTGATGATAGAAGAGCTGATGCACAGTGGAAAACTTAAAAAAGGACAGAAAATATTAGCTGTTGTACCTGAAAGCGGCAGGTTTAGCTATGCTTTTGCTTATATGACTGTATGCTGA
- a CDS encoding ABC transporter permease — MEKVVEIQHFLPHRKPMLMVDYIMAMDRENVVTTFSVKADNVFADDGRFTEPGLIENAAQTCSAIVAKSYFVNDDDTVQSKDVIGFISSIKKVIIHSLPKIGCEIITKAQLVSRFDTGEFITCMMSCKSYCDGDLLLEGDINLFIREAGK; from the coding sequence ATGGAGAAAGTAGTTGAAATACAGCATTTCCTGCCCCACCGCAAGCCTATGCTTATGGTTGACTACATCATGGCGATGGACAGGGAGAATGTTGTAACAACTTTTTCTGTAAAAGCAGACAACGTTTTTGCAGATGATGGTCGGTTTACAGAGCCGGGCCTCATAGAAAATGCAGCGCAAACCTGCAGTGCCATAGTTGCTAAGTCTTATTTTGTAAACGATGACGATACTGTACAAAGTAAAGATGTAATAGGTTTTATAAGCTCAATAAAAAAAGTAATTATACACAGCCTGCCAAAAATTGGGTGTGAAATTATTACCAAAGCACAACTGGTATCGCGCTTTGATACAGGTGAATTTATAACCTGCATGATGAGTTGCAAAAGTTACTGTGACGGCGATTTGTTATTGGAAGGAGATATAAATTTATTTATAAGGGAAGCCGGAAAATGA
- a CDS encoding BtrH N-terminal domain-containing protein, translated as MQTDFKHYQSAHCENGVASNLLKHNGLNISEPMVFGLGSGLFFVFLPFIKVNHAPAFSYRPLPGWIFNRLSKRLGIKIKRTKFSSPAAAEKALLENLENNIPSGLQVGVYNLTYFPDEYRFHFNAHNLVVYGKEGDNYLISDPVMERTTTLTGTELEKVRFAKGAFAPKGQIYYPIHIPKDIDFNKAISKAIKATCRDMLAPFPLVGVGGMRYVAKKIRKWPVKLGPRKANHYLAQMVRMQEEIGTGGGGFRFIYAAFLQEASVIMDNPELKKLSLEMTEIGDAWRDFAVEASRVYKNRSSKQDVYNHLASTLEAIADREEQFFKKLRKAV; from the coding sequence ATGCAAACAGATTTTAAACATTACCAGTCGGCCCACTGCGAAAATGGTGTAGCCTCAAACCTTTTGAAACACAATGGCTTAAATATAAGCGAGCCAATGGTTTTTGGGTTAGGTTCAGGGCTGTTTTTTGTATTCCTGCCATTTATAAAAGTAAACCATGCACCGGCATTCAGTTACAGGCCATTACCGGGCTGGATATTCAACCGCCTTTCCAAAAGGCTGGGCATAAAAATAAAACGAACAAAATTTTCAAGCCCTGCCGCTGCTGAAAAGGCGCTGCTGGAAAATCTTGAAAACAATATACCTTCAGGCCTTCAGGTTGGGGTATATAACCTTACCTATTTCCCTGACGAATACCGTTTTCACTTCAATGCGCACAACCTTGTGGTGTATGGCAAAGAAGGTGATAACTACCTTATAAGCGACCCTGTAATGGAACGCACCACAACCCTTACAGGCACCGAGCTTGAAAAAGTCCGTTTTGCCAAGGGCGCATTTGCACCTAAAGGGCAAATATACTATCCGATACATATACCGAAAGATATTGACTTCAATAAAGCGATAAGCAAAGCTATAAAAGCCACCTGCCGTGATATGCTTGCTCCATTTCCGCTGGTTGGTGTGGGAGGCATGAGGTATGTTGCTAAAAAAATCAGGAAGTGGCCTGTAAAGTTGGGGCCGAGAAAAGCCAACCATTACCTTGCGCAAATGGTACGCATGCAGGAAGAGATTGGTACAGGCGGCGGCGGTTTCCGCTTTATTTATGCGGCGTTTCTTCAGGAAGCATCAGTAATAATGGATAATCCGGAGTTAAAAAAGCTTTCGCTTGAAATGACCGAAATAGGCGATGCATGGCGAGATTTTGCTGTTGAGGCATCCCGTGTATATAAAAACCGCAGCTCAAAACAAGATGTGTATAACCATCTTGCATCCACCCTTGAGGCTATAGCCGACAGGGAAGAGCAATTTTTCAAAAAACTTAGAAAAGCAGTATAA
- a CDS encoding ABC transporter ATP-binding protein — protein MQQTVINIQSLSKKYIGADFYSVNDISMQVNRGEILGLLGPNGAGKTTLISMLCGLLKPTSGTFTIEGYDYNHNSCAIRQTIGVVPQEYALYPTLTATENLLYFGSMYGLKGKNLRKKVAEALEHLGLEKFSNKKIETFSGGMKRRVNLLAGLLHNPTVLFLDEPTVGVDVHSRNVIIEYLKQVNTNGTTIIYTSHHMAEAEDFCTRIAIIDTGKILAEGSASELIASAENAEDLEDVFLSLTGKALRDHA, from the coding sequence GTGCAGCAAACAGTTATCAACATACAATCCCTTTCAAAGAAGTACATCGGAGCCGATTTTTATTCTGTCAATGATATTTCTATGCAGGTGAACCGCGGCGAGATACTTGGTTTGCTGGGTCCCAATGGCGCCGGTAAGACCACGCTGATATCTATGCTGTGCGGGTTGCTGAAGCCTACCTCAGGTACATTTACTATTGAAGGCTACGATTACAATCATAATTCATGTGCCATTCGCCAGACAATAGGTGTTGTGCCTCAGGAATATGCCTTATACCCGACTCTCACAGCTACTGAAAACCTTTTGTACTTCGGCAGTATGTACGGGCTGAAAGGTAAAAACCTTCGCAAAAAAGTAGCCGAAGCATTGGAACATCTCGGGCTGGAAAAATTTTCAAATAAAAAAATTGAAACCTTTTCAGGGGGTATGAAACGCCGCGTGAACCTCCTTGCAGGATTATTGCATAACCCAACTGTGCTGTTTCTTGATGAGCCAACAGTGGGAGTTGATGTGCATTCGCGCAATGTCATCATAGAATATCTTAAGCAGGTAAATACCAACGGAACAACCATTATCTATACCTCACACCACATGGCAGAAGCCGAAGATTTTTGTACGCGCATAGCAATAATAGATACCGGCAAAATACTTGCGGAAGGTTCGGCAAGCGAGCTGATAGCTTCAGCTGAAAATGCCGAAGACCTTGAAGATGTATTCCTTTCACTAACCGGTAAAGCCTTGAGAGACCATGCATAA
- a CDS encoding ABC transporter permease: protein MSIYKEALLLKRDPGGLVILFLMPLVLIITITLIQDSTFKTATETKIPILLVDNDKGEVSKLIDDNLAKSNSFKVINHIKGKPLDEAAAKEKVFNGDYQLAIIIPEGLSKGLTEQVDANVQKIMESFGAIDSSAAKVSSPKLEPKEVRLYFDPASQSAFKNAVKSTIDKMISQIETKSVYTAFSEQLGEESTAAFEQQSYISFKEIVPMFDNKEMVPNSTQHNVPAWSLFAIFFIVIPLSVNIVKEKNQGTGVRLRTNPVPYAIVLAGKTLTFLMICMIQFCLMAAVGIYLFPHIGLPTLEMNGNFGLMCVVALFAGFAAVGFGIVLGTLAKTQEQAAPFGSTSVVILAAIGGVWVPVFAMPRFMQYIAKASPMNWGLDAFYDVLLRNSSLLEIAPKLALLFGFYLITIAISIIYDEKKRAV, encoded by the coding sequence ATGTCAATATACAAAGAGGCGCTGCTGCTGAAGCGTGACCCGGGCGGACTGGTAATCCTGTTCCTGATGCCGCTGGTGCTTATTATTACCATAACGCTCATTCAGGACAGTACTTTTAAAACGGCTACCGAGACTAAAATTCCAATACTGCTTGTGGATAATGACAAAGGCGAAGTTTCAAAACTTATTGATGATAACCTTGCCAAAAGCAATTCATTCAAAGTAATCAACCATATTAAGGGAAAGCCGCTTGACGAAGCTGCTGCGAAAGAAAAGGTTTTTAATGGGGACTACCAGCTGGCAATAATAATACCAGAAGGATTAAGCAAAGGCCTTACCGAACAGGTGGATGCCAACGTTCAAAAAATAATGGAAAGCTTCGGGGCTATTGACAGCAGTGCTGCAAAAGTTTCTTCACCGAAACTGGAACCTAAAGAAGTGCGCCTCTATTTTGACCCGGCATCGCAGTCGGCGTTCAAAAATGCGGTAAAGAGTACCATTGATAAGATGATATCTCAAATAGAGACTAAATCTGTGTACACGGCTTTTAGTGAGCAGCTGGGCGAAGAAAGTACCGCAGCTTTTGAACAGCAAAGTTATATCAGCTTTAAAGAAATTGTACCTATGTTTGACAATAAAGAAATGGTGCCAAACTCTACCCAGCACAATGTACCGGCATGGTCACTGTTTGCTATTTTCTTTATCGTAATTCCGCTCAGCGTTAATATTGTAAAAGAAAAAAACCAGGGTACGGGCGTTAGGCTGCGCACTAACCCCGTGCCGTATGCTATAGTATTGGCCGGTAAGACACTTACATTCCTCATGATCTGTATGATACAGTTTTGCCTTATGGCGGCTGTTGGTATATACCTTTTTCCTCATATCGGGCTTCCAACGCTTGAGATGAACGGAAATTTCGGGCTTATGTGCGTAGTAGCATTATTTGCGGGCTTTGCAGCGGTAGGATTTGGGATAGTATTAGGAACTTTGGCCAAAACACAAGAGCAGGCAGCGCCGTTTGGGTCAACATCGGTAGTGATACTCGCGGCAATTGGCGGAGTGTGGGTTCCGGTTTTTGCCATGCCGCGATTCATGCAATATATTGCCAAAGCATCGCCAATGAACTGGGGGCTTGATGCGTTTTATGATGTATTGCTGCGTAACAGTTCGCTCTTGGAAATTGCGCCAAAACTGGCATTATTGTTTGGGTTTTACCTGATAACAATAGCTATATCAATTATATACGATGAAAAGAAAAGAGCTGTATAA